TGACGATGCCACAGGCCAAGAAACTGATCATTGCAGGCCTATCCGGTAATGAGAAGCTGATCCGAAAGACCTTGAGGGACGTTAACTACCACATGAAACGCAACATGGTCGCCTACCTCTCGCACCGAAAGAGGAATCTCCAAATATTGGGCGAAGTCGCTATTTAATGTTGGCAAAGAGCTTTAATACTCATCGCTGTAGTACTAAGAAGGGCAGCTAATGATTCAAAATCATCCAATTTTAATAAAGCCGGAAGCTCTTGCCGGTAAGCTTGACTTATACCGGGAAGTATTTCTAATACTTGATTATGACGGCACGTTAGTTCCGATTGCGCCGCGTCCTGAACTAGCCAGACCGGATGAGGGCCTGCTTGCCGACTTAAAGCAGCTTTGCGGATTGCCGTGTTATAAAGTGGCGATTTTGAGCGGCCGCGTACTTGAAGAATTGAAAGAACTTTTGCCTGTTCCCGGATTATATCTGAGCAGTGTACATGGTGTTTTAATCGAGGATCCCGCCGGCAACCTAACTGCTTTAGCATCTGCCGACATTGAACCTGTTATTAACCGTTTATATACAATTGCTGTTGAATGCATCGGGGATAAGAAGGGTTATATTATTGAAAACAAACTTATTGATTTGACGATCCATTTCAGGCTGGCCGATCCGGGCGC
The Desulfotomaculum sp. DNA segment above includes these coding regions:
- the otsB gene encoding trehalose-phosphatase → MIQNHPILIKPEALAGKLDLYREVFLILDYDGTLVPIAPRPELARPDEGLLADLKQLCGLPCYKVAILSGRVLEELKELLPVPGLYLSSVHGVLIEDPAGNLTALASADIEPVINRLYTIAVECIGDKKGYIIENKLIDLTIHFRLADPGAGDVLKSFIEKSKEVCEEFGLEFLEGKKVLEIRPKGLHKGKFIDWVRGKAPLAYITFIGDDTTDEDAFACLEEGLGVLVSKDSRPSKASLRLNSPGEVQEFLRLLITKKRDY